A stretch of DNA from Bactrocera neohumeralis isolate Rockhampton chromosome 6, APGP_CSIRO_Bneo_wtdbg2-racon-allhic-juicebox.fasta_v2, whole genome shotgun sequence:
atggtcgctgtggatttggtgggggaaagtgtgagatttcgtgcagtgaggaaacgagaaaggtcggagaggtagctgtttaccttcaaacacatgccatcgattccattgcccgacgccaatatcgtacagtcatcagcgtacgaggttatggaaactctctctggtggttgtgggagtttcgagatgtagaaattaaacagtagtggggagaggacaccaccctgcggaaccccctgtttaattcttctcagtttagatgttttacctcgaaatagtacggaggactggcgaccgctcagatagttcatggtccacctctttagccctggagggagcgtagttgtttcgatgtcctgcagtagcgttgtgtgattgaccgtgtcaaaagcttttgacaggtccaacgctacgaggaccgttctttcgcagggtggtttctggttgaggccacgaactatctgggcgtttatgacgctaagtgctgtggtggtgctgtgcacttttcggaatccatgctggtggctggctaggctcaggtggtgagtgaaggtcgggagtagcaaggtctcaagtgtcttcactactggggagaggagagttatcggtcgataagattcccctttgttggcgggtttcccaggtttcagtagtgggaccactcttccgactttccacacatcgggtatttgaagagtggtcagcgacagattgaagaccttggtgagatatcctactcccgtcgagcctagatgctttagcattagcatgttgattccatctgggccaatggatttggatgattttgctttgttgatgacaccctgaacctcctcatcggtgaaagtaagtggcgcgccgtcgtttggcattttgcgcagccgtcggttaacccatcgtttagctttgtctaccgaagggtgcagtgtgaactgccggctaaaatagctcgcgcacttcttcgggtccaaagaggcatgaccattgaattgaacttcaactcgatcgtcatgtctcttcgggttagacagagctttgacagtagcccaaagcttactcacaccggtggagaggttacaggacttcaggtgctctatccatttcgtccgcttatgttggtttaccatacgccgaatctccaaattcaGATCTCTTAGACTGTCATGATAACGCATTGACAAGCTTAAATGCCACCATCACAAATTTAGACTTTCGTTTGAAATATATTAcagttttgttgaaataccGCCTTACAGGATTTCGCTTccttgaaggaaaaaaaaaaacaaattttaaaacgaaaacTGAACTCTTAAACACAGCatattttgtaactttttcCGGAACTTTTGACATAAAGTTTATGAGTTAAACCCGTTTTCAGTTCTCTAAAGATTTAGTCAATACGCTTTATTAATAAAACCGTTTCTACGATAACCGTTTATCGATTATCCACTTATATTTGGCTcgatatatttgaaaaagacTTGACTGATatagaaattttatgtttaagaAGTGAATCTTACCAAATCTCTTTCACAATACATTGTGTTGATGATCCTTTAATTGTCGTTTTCGTTGTTGCAATGTGACACGCCACTTTTATTACAcactgtatattatttttatatggtttgtagtaaaaacaaaaacttgtcTATTTTCCAGTGCTACAACTTTGATAAGAATTGCTTCTTACAGATAACTGCAGTAGCGTTTAACCTATAATGAACgctggaaaatatgaaaaaatgacAGCAACAAATCACGACTTCCTATTACATATATGGTACATCTTTACACCCGAGTTTACATGCTGCACAcggggtattatagttttgttaataTAACTGCTGTTTAAAAGGTCcatcaaattttaaatgaatacaaaaatgtatacagcaaacaagaaaaaaaaataatagagtcAGATAGTTGCTATTCCATGTGTAGTTAGTTGGTTACTCTTGAGCATTCTTATGCCTGCGACactcaacaaattttgtttccacaaatatttaagattcTAGGTTTCGAccgaaacttttttataattttgaacaatttattttcatCTAGTAATAAGGTTGATAAATCTCTTTAAACTGCTCAAACAATCTCTCATAACATAAGATAACTAAGTTTACAAGAGAATATACCAGTCTAAGCTAAccgaaaaacatacatacaaatgcaaacaattacatatgtatgtacatatatagtaataaCACTTTGAAAGTTTCCAATGCAGTATTCAACCTTTATGATATAATCGAAAATATCGTTAGTATAATTTtagttaacttttttataacgGAAACTCAAAGAAAAAAGGTTATGCAATATTTGTGTTTTACGAAGGTGCGCTCGttactaaaaaaaactatacaAGAAAACGCACAATTTTtcgatttgaagtattttaaaCCAACAAATACTCTTTTTAAATTggcatttcaattatttttagaatttttagcCATTTTCGTTAGTAACGGGGAGACACGTGaaacaaaatcaagaaaaatcaTGACAAAACGTGAGAAAAATGTTGTCAGTAGGCAAGAAtgttttgtttgcttaaaattatctcaaatctAAAAACCAAATCGACAGCGTGTTGAGAAAAACGGGTTTCGTGTTGGAAGCCGATTACGCtatgtcaaaattttttttagaaatacggTCATATTTCCGAAACTATTTGTCAGTTCAATTTCAAATATGTCCATTCGATATATGtgcaaaaatatcatttttttaaattcaataaatggcTTTAAACCCTTAACTCGACTTAAGCTAAGTGAGAGCATATCatgtttgcaatttttccaaGATTTTCAGTAATTGTTGTAAACGATAAGTGAACCTTTCGGTGAAATATCTTGAGGTGGGTATTCGTTTCATACTGTAAATAGCACTTTCTGTGTAAATGGCTTGAGGTAAGGATATGTTCTAGAAGACAACAAAACTTAAAACTTCAAGCACGAGCTGATTAAAGGGTTTGAAGAACAGGAAAACGTCAAAAGAAGTTATATATGCTACAGATTTGGCTGACAAATGAATTTCGCTTCATTTTCTATGGCAACTGTTATAACCAATAcagtttctttcaaaatttatgaCAGCATTTTCGCAAGCAAATATTGATAGCAAACTAATAGCGTCAGTGCTCAAACACTGATAAATGCACCCACTTGTTAAATAACATCAATATTTTTCTGCAATTCTGACTTTCATTTATCAAAGTAATGACTCGATGATTTACGCTCTCAAAcaacattttaatatatacgaTGGCAAACCCAGAGCTGCTTCTGTTGCCGACGAACGgtgagaatttttatttaatcgtaattaaaatttgaagaaaaaacaaataacgaaCCGGGCAAACGCAGAGTAAAAAGTGGAAATAAAGGAGATACAACAATCGTTATGAATCAGTAGCGTTTGAGCGAGTGGAATCAGCTGCAAAAGCATATATTCCATTCAGTTGAGTGCTGAACTTTGGTGAAGCTTGTAAACGTTATTTTTTGCGTCCACATAGATAGCTTTGTGAGGGAAAAGTAAAATATAGGTagtaaaaacatacatacaaatcgaGACACTTAATAAAGCGCGACAAGAAatcaagaaattaaaataaatttcaatttaacgaacaattattattttaaaaaccaaatagcCAAAGCAAACAGGTATGGCCAGCCCACAGCTGATCGACGAATTTTTCGACTTTATGTATCCGCTTGCGCAGCGCGCTGGCGAGTTATTGCTCGAGGGTTATGCGGAGGTCGGCAAGCAGATCAGCATCAAGACAGCATTCTACGATGTGGTCACTGATTACGATAATAAAATCGAAGAATTTCTAATTGAACAAATATTGGCACGCTATCCGGAGCATAAGTTCATCGGCGAAGAGGATACAGCCAAAAATAATCATGTAACAAAAGCGCTAACGGATGCACCGACTTGGATCATTGATCCCATCGATGGCACATCGAATTTTATCAAACAGATACCGCACGTATGCGTCTCAATCGGTTTGGCGGTGAATAAACAAATCGTTTTGGGCATCATCAACAATCCGGTGCAGCAGAAAATGTACACAACAAAACTGGGTGGCGGCGCCTTTTGCAATGGGCAGCCTATACACGTTAGCAGTATTGCTAAAGTAAGTCACTTGAAATGGCGTAATTAATGTCAAGCATTTACTGTGTATGCgtgcaataaattttcataaaattcacAGATCAGCGAAGCGAATGTGGCATACGAGGTGTCGTTGCTACACGCTCATAAAATACGTAACAAGCATATAAAACGGATATATCATATCGGCGCGTCTGCTAGAAGGTAAGAGATAAAGTTTTAGACATTGGTAGTAAATTTACATAACAAACATCGTATGTGCCTAgtcatattatttacatatattcaattttaaGTAGAGAATAGGAGCTTTTAGCTGTGTATGTCGCAGGTCGGAAAgccttcaataaatatttacccACAACATTCAGCCTTTTTCTGGAAAAGAGATCTtaacaaaattcatttattttacatatacagGGTGGTTTTTTAGGGGTACATATATGTCGGTATCGGTAGCTGTCAaaccaaattcaaaatttagaCATGTTTTTGACATAGACGTTCTATACCTATTGACAGATTTCCAGCAAAATTGTATACTAAACAAAATAGTTAAAACATAATGACGAAACTCAAGTCTCGTGCGAAAAACTTATGTAcgtgttgttgtcgttgtagcggcagaaaacattcctgaagtaatttcgaggcatggtgccgagttgacagtccttggttGTACTACTAtaagcaaaatatagtaagactttgttcattattttaaaattctaaatttattcttcaaaatctattcCGTCCCCTCAAAATAATCCCCATTGGCCTcgatacacttgtgccaacgccgagcgattcacgtttaatgtcttcaattggctCGAAAACTGTTTCCCCGGAGCGGAccaccaaaaattttattccccacacaaaatttaatagaacgtGTTTGTTGAATAATTCCATTCAatgtaaaaatcgccgaatacactttatgtacttccgAGATACAAAAGTACTAtgctaaacactaatgattattttgatgtcactgatagtcatagaaaaaaagtaatttcgacgaatgggttttcgcgcgaaattaaaattaaaaagtcttactattttttgccacaGTAGTATATGTCCATAAACTGAGATCTGATAAGACCTTAATGCAACATTTACCATTTGTATAATTAATCTCTTCGCATGTAAGTCATTTGTGCAATAAGGAAACAGATTAATTTTTAAGGGGATCTTATgcatatttattcaatttaagaaaattttaaggtCAACGGTTTTCTTTTTATAGCATCAAAAAGAGCAACCTAATATATTAAACAAGCTTAAGATAAGTGCAAAGGGATTTACGAACACGTATTTCTCAAATTAGGCAATAAAATCATTTGCGgataaagataattttatttttaatattgtttaagttagagcgaaaaaaaaattaaattactattattttaataatcattattattttgaaattaatattatttcttaaattactattcattttattatttttactaatatcatctttttttaatttcaaatgaagttaatttattatattttttcaattttaagttttgtctatatattttgtttgtatgaTATTAtgctttcattttattcaacatttctgtttttaatttaaattaattaatttttttcacttaaaaattttttccatgtttttattttatatatatcatACTTTGGTctgcttttatatttaatattacttgttttaatcattatttttctgttatgaataatttttcatttaattgttgtcGTAAATTCttcctttttactttttttgtttatatgttattttcaatCAAGTCAAGAAGGAGAATGAAAACCATTGAAtcgagttttgaaaaaaatatttttttttatcttaaagtaagttaaattatttaaattttaaaatttttttctgtaattattttatttatgtatattatactcgtatattataCTTCCGTTTtgtttagcatttattttttaataaaatcaattaattttttcccttaattttttttaatattgtatattttttatcatactTCATcctgttattatatttattaacacgtacttattattttcctaattgaatattattttttccattaaaacaAGAAAGAGGATGGAAGTTATTGAATTGGTTATATGAAGccttaacaaaaaatatatataataatttgctgtttttggcactgaacataaaaaagtttaaaatataatcttcaaatatgtatgtagatggtGGGATAA
This window harbors:
- the LOC126761680 gene encoding inositol monophosphatase 1, with the protein product MASPQLIDEFFDFMYPLAQRAGELLLEGYAEVGKQISIKTAFYDVVTDYDNKIEEFLIEQILARYPEHKFIGEEDTAKNNHVTKALTDAPTWIIDPIDGTSNFIKQIPHVCVSIGLAVNKQIVLGIINNPVQQKMYTTKLGGGAFCNGQPIHVSSIAKISEANVAYEVSLLHAHKIRNKHIKRIYHIGASARRLLAYACVVDSLCMVAAGNLDAFHIEDMYPWDCAAGYLLIREAGGVVTHPYGGPFEIMKPDLICAGTESLRKDMEELIRKADQEKSVGGEEL